A region of Spiribacter roseus DNA encodes the following proteins:
- a CDS encoding NADH-quinone oxidoreductase subunit NuoE family protein yields MSTAESPDQHELTAPEREEIDRWLAQFPDTPEGRRSAVIPALHVVQHNTGWLPRGRMDAVAEYLGMAPARVYEVGTFYGMFEVEPGGRHRVNICTNISCMLRGSDEIVEHVEKKLGISLGETTSDGRITLKREEECLAACRSAPMMLVDEVFYTDLTPEKVDRILDDLE; encoded by the coding sequence GTGAGCACAGCCGAGAGCCCGGATCAGCATGAACTGACTGCGCCCGAGCGCGAGGAAATCGACCGCTGGCTGGCACAGTTTCCTGACACCCCCGAGGGGCGCCGGTCGGCCGTGATTCCGGCGCTGCATGTGGTGCAGCACAACACCGGCTGGCTGCCCCGCGGGCGGATGGACGCGGTGGCGGAGTACCTCGGCATGGCGCCGGCCCGGGTCTACGAAGTGGGCACCTTCTACGGCATGTTCGAGGTCGAACCCGGTGGCCGTCACCGGGTCAATATATGTACCAACATTTCCTGCATGCTCCGGGGGTCGGATGAGATCGTCGAGCATGTCGAGAAAAAGCTGGGAATCAGCCTTGGCGAAACCACCAGTGACGGCCGCATCACCCTCAAACGCGAGGAAGAATGCCTGGCAGCCTGCCGCAGCGCGCCCATGATGCTGGTGGATGAGGTGTTTTACACGGATTTGACGCCTGAGAAGGTCGATCGGATCCTCGACGATCTGGAGTAG
- the nuoF gene encoding NADH-quinone oxidoreductase subunit NuoF: MTNVCYTTLQFDEPWTLENYRAIGGYEALERVLRDGISQEDIIETVKSANLRGRGGAGFPAGIKWSFMPRNAPGTKYLLVNSDESEPGTCKDRDILRYNPHALIEGMIIAGYAMGVEVAYNYMRGEFIREPNERMEQAVREAREAGYLGRDILGSGVNFEVYNYVGAGAYICGEESALMESIEGKKGMPRNKPPFPAQSGIYGRPTTINNTETIASVPSIMRNGADWFLELGKPNNGGMKIFSVSGHVENPGNFEVPLGTPFSDLLAMAGGVWKGRRLKAVIPGGSSMPMIPGDQMMELTMDYDALMEAGSALGSGGVVVMDETTDMVRALMCISRFYYAESCGQCTPCREGTGWMYRVIKRIYEGHGRPEDLELLDSAAGQIAGHTICAFGEASAWPVQGVLKHWRHEFEHYIEHKRSIVEAAA; the protein is encoded by the coding sequence ATGACCAACGTCTGCTACACGACACTGCAATTCGACGAGCCGTGGACCCTCGAGAACTACCGGGCCATCGGCGGCTACGAAGCGCTGGAGCGGGTGCTCCGCGACGGCATCAGCCAAGAAGACATCATCGAGACGGTGAAGTCCGCCAACCTGCGCGGCCGTGGCGGTGCGGGGTTCCCGGCCGGCATCAAGTGGAGCTTCATGCCGCGCAACGCCCCCGGCACCAAATACCTTCTGGTCAACTCCGATGAGTCTGAGCCGGGGACCTGCAAGGATCGCGACATCCTGCGCTACAACCCGCACGCCCTGATCGAGGGCATGATCATAGCGGGCTATGCCATGGGCGTGGAAGTGGCCTACAACTACATGCGTGGCGAGTTCATCCGTGAGCCCAATGAGCGGATGGAGCAGGCCGTGCGGGAAGCCCGCGAGGCTGGCTATCTGGGCCGCGATATCCTCGGCTCGGGGGTCAATTTCGAGGTCTACAACTACGTCGGCGCCGGTGCCTACATCTGCGGCGAGGAGTCGGCGCTCATGGAGTCCATCGAGGGCAAGAAGGGCATGCCGCGCAATAAGCCGCCATTCCCGGCCCAGTCAGGTATCTATGGCCGTCCGACCACGATCAACAACACCGAGACCATCGCCTCGGTACCGTCGATCATGCGCAACGGTGCGGACTGGTTCCTCGAGCTGGGCAAGCCCAACAATGGCGGGATGAAGATCTTCTCGGTGTCGGGCCACGTCGAGAACCCCGGCAATTTCGAGGTGCCGCTGGGGACGCCATTCAGTGATCTGCTGGCCATGGCCGGCGGCGTCTGGAAGGGCCGGCGGTTGAAGGCCGTCATCCCCGGCGGGTCATCGATGCCGATGATCCCCGGTGATCAGATGATGGAGCTGACCATGGACTACGATGCCCTCATGGAGGCCGGCTCGGCACTGGGCTCGGGCGGTGTGGTGGTCATGGACGAGACCACCGACATGGTGCGGGCGCTGATGTGCATCAGCCGCTTCTACTACGCCGAATCCTGTGGTCAGTGCACGCCGTGCCGCGAGGGCACCGGCTGGATGTACCGGGTGATCAAGCGCATCTACGAAGGGCACGGTCGTCCGGAGGACCTGGAGCTCCTGGACTCGGCGGCCGGGCAGATCGCTGGCCACACCATCTGCGCCTTTGGCGAGGCGTCGGCCTGGCCGGTGCAGGGCGTGCTCAAGCACTGGCGTCACGAGTTTGAACACTACATCGAACACAAGCGTTCCATTGTCGAGGCGGCCGCATGA
- the nuoG gene encoding NADH-quinone oxidoreductase subunit NuoG: MSAEVKTQNPETVNVTIDGQSIEALKGASLISVADEHGIDIPRFCYHSKLSAPANCRMCLVDVEMNGRKAPKPLPACITAVADGMVVQTTSERALKAQRGVMEFLLINHPLDCPICDQGGECELQDLALGYGRSVSRFSERKRVVKDENLGPLVATEMTRCIHCTRCVRFLDEVAGTSELGAMYRGEHTEISTLVGSGVHSELSGNIIDLCPVGALTSRPYRYTARAWEMLSHSSIAPHDCQGSNIDLHQVRGTVKRVVPRDNEAINECWISDRDRFSYEGIYSDARLATPQIRENGEWQSVDWQTAIEAAANHLRDSVERHGPEALGALVSPSSTLEEMYLLGRIVRAMGSHNIDARLRRGDFRDGIETAGFAGLETPVADLENLDAAFVIGGYPRHEQPLINHRLRKAARNGAEVMVLNPRAFDWNLPLGVEQVVPADAMPRALAGVARAAAALRGVDEPAGLEQWLGTAEADEPARHIAAALVGDGRRALLLGGLADSHPAGAELRYLAAEIARLTGADYGELTPGANTAGAWLAGAVPGRTATGEATDGLDAAAMLATPRQGYILMNVEPEHDFFDGETATRALAGAEAVVALSAYDSPALREHADVLLPIATLGETAGTLVNAEGRWQTFAGVGYPQGDARPAWRLLRVLGNVLDLEGFNYQAPDEIHHELQRLSEGTGVARPSAPIAAQTPAPSELTRIGYPAMFGVDPLTRHAASLQQTDHAAPARAVMNPVDAGRLGVSEDDAVHVRQSGAARRLPVAVSDAVPAGSVWIPAGVEGSAGLGALMGAIEVVADGAAA, translated from the coding sequence ATGAGCGCAGAAGTCAAGACCCAGAACCCCGAGACGGTCAACGTCACCATCGACGGCCAGTCCATCGAGGCGCTCAAGGGGGCCTCGCTGATCTCCGTCGCCGACGAGCATGGCATCGACATCCCGCGCTTTTGCTACCACAGCAAACTGTCGGCGCCGGCCAACTGCCGGATGTGCCTGGTGGATGTGGAGATGAACGGCCGCAAGGCGCCCAAGCCGCTGCCGGCCTGCATTACGGCCGTGGCGGACGGCATGGTCGTGCAGACCACCTCCGAGCGGGCGCTCAAGGCGCAGCGCGGCGTGATGGAGTTTCTGCTCATCAACCATCCTCTCGACTGCCCGATCTGTGATCAGGGCGGCGAGTGCGAGCTGCAGGATCTGGCGCTGGGCTATGGCCGCAGCGTTTCGCGCTTCTCCGAGCGTAAACGCGTGGTCAAGGATGAAAACCTGGGGCCGCTGGTCGCCACCGAGATGACCCGCTGCATCCACTGCACGCGCTGCGTGCGGTTTCTCGATGAAGTCGCCGGCACCTCTGAGCTGGGGGCGATGTACCGTGGTGAGCACACCGAGATCAGCACCCTGGTGGGCAGCGGTGTGCACTCGGAACTGTCCGGTAACATCATCGATCTGTGCCCGGTGGGAGCCCTGACATCGCGCCCGTATCGCTACACCGCCCGGGCCTGGGAAATGCTCAGTCACTCGAGCATCGCACCGCACGACTGCCAGGGTTCGAACATCGATCTCCACCAGGTCCGCGGCACGGTCAAACGCGTGGTCCCGCGCGACAACGAAGCGATCAACGAGTGCTGGATCAGCGACCGCGACCGGTTCTCGTATGAGGGCATCTACAGCGATGCCCGGCTTGCCACCCCGCAGATCCGCGAGAACGGCGAATGGCAGAGCGTCGACTGGCAGACCGCCATCGAGGCGGCGGCCAATCACCTGCGGGACAGCGTTGAGCGTCATGGCCCCGAGGCGCTCGGGGCGCTGGTATCGCCGTCGTCGACGCTCGAGGAGATGTATCTGCTGGGCCGGATCGTCCGGGCCATGGGCAGCCACAACATCGACGCGCGGCTGCGCCGCGGCGACTTCCGCGACGGGATCGAGACGGCCGGATTCGCCGGGCTCGAAACGCCCGTCGCCGACCTCGAGAATCTGGACGCGGCATTCGTCATCGGCGGCTATCCGCGCCATGAACAGCCGCTGATCAACCACCGCCTGCGTAAGGCCGCCCGCAATGGCGCCGAGGTCATGGTGCTCAACCCGCGGGCCTTCGACTGGAATCTGCCGCTCGGCGTGGAGCAGGTGGTCCCGGCGGACGCCATGCCCCGGGCATTGGCGGGTGTCGCACGGGCCGCGGCGGCGCTCCGCGGGGTGGATGAACCCGCCGGACTCGAGCAGTGGCTGGGCACGGCCGAGGCCGACGAACCCGCCCGACACATCGCGGCGGCGCTGGTCGGCGATGGCCGGCGCGCCCTGCTTCTGGGCGGTCTGGCTGACAGCCATCCGGCCGGCGCCGAGCTGCGCTACCTGGCGGCGGAAATCGCGCGCCTCACTGGTGCCGATTACGGCGAGCTGACGCCGGGCGCCAACACGGCGGGTGCCTGGCTGGCGGGGGCCGTGCCGGGTCGCACGGCCACCGGCGAAGCCACTGACGGCCTGGATGCCGCGGCGATGCTCGCGACGCCCCGTCAGGGCTATATCCTGATGAATGTCGAGCCTGAGCACGACTTCTTTGACGGTGAAACGGCCACTCGGGCGCTCGCCGGGGCCGAGGCCGTGGTGGCCCTGTCGGCCTATGACAGCCCCGCGCTGCGCGAGCACGCCGATGTGCTGCTGCCAATCGCGACGCTGGGCGAGACCGCTGGCACGCTGGTCAACGCCGAGGGCCGCTGGCAGACCTTCGCCGGCGTCGGCTATCCGCAGGGCGATGCCCGGCCGGCCTGGCGGCTCCTGCGGGTGTTGGGCAACGTGCTGGACCTTGAGGGCTTCAACTACCAGGCCCCGGATGAGATCCATCACGAGCTCCAGCGCCTGTCCGAAGGCACGGGGGTCGCCCGGCCGTCAGCACCCATCGCGGCGCAGACGCCGGCCCCGAGTGAGCTCACCCGCATCGGCTATCCGGCGATGTTCGGCGTGGATCCGCTGACCCGGCATGCCGCCTCGCTGCAGCAGACCGATCATGCGGCCCCGGCACGGGCAGTAATGAATCCGGTGGACGCCGGGCGTCTCGGTGTCTCCGAGGACGATGCCGTCCATGTCCGCCAGTCGGGTGCGGCCCGGCGGCTGCCGGTGGCGGTCAGCGACGCCGTGCCGGCGGGCAGTGTCTGGATTCCGGCGGGCGTCGAAGGCAGCGCCGGTCTGGGTGCGCTGATGGGAGCCATCGAGGTGGTGGCGGACGGAGCCGCGGCATGA
- the nuoH gene encoding NADH-quinone oxidoreductase subunit NuoH yields MNALIELSWITAKIVALIVPLFLAVAYMTYAERKVISSMQLRRGPNRVGWHGLLQPFADALKLLMKEVVLPQNANRFLFVLAPMLSIMPALAAWAVLPLADGLVIANVNAGLLYVLAMTSMGVYGIILAGWASNSKYALLGALRAGAQVVSYEIAMGFALVGVLMAAGSLNMGEIIQAQQGPFWNWFWLPLLPLFVVYWISGVAETNRLPFDVAEGESEIVAGFHVEYSGMAFAIFFLAEYANMILISGLAAILFLGGWYSPFEGLPLLGPLFGWVPGLVWFLLKVCLFLFLYIWFRGTFPRYRYDQIMRLGWKVLIPVTVVWLIVVAGLSLGEVGPWFS; encoded by the coding sequence ATGAACGCATTGATCGAGTTGAGCTGGATTACCGCCAAGATCGTGGCGCTGATCGTGCCGCTGTTCCTGGCGGTGGCGTACATGACCTATGCCGAGCGCAAGGTCATCAGCTCGATGCAGCTGCGGCGGGGCCCCAACCGGGTCGGTTGGCATGGCCTGCTGCAGCCGTTTGCCGATGCCCTCAAGCTGCTGATGAAAGAGGTGGTGCTGCCGCAAAACGCCAACCGCTTTCTGTTCGTGCTCGCACCCATGCTCTCGATCATGCCGGCGCTGGCGGCCTGGGCTGTTCTGCCGCTGGCCGACGGACTGGTCATCGCTAATGTGAATGCCGGTCTGCTCTACGTGCTGGCCATGACCTCCATGGGGGTCTACGGCATCATCCTGGCCGGCTGGGCCTCCAACTCCAAATACGCCCTGCTCGGTGCTCTTCGGGCCGGCGCACAGGTGGTGTCCTACGAGATCGCCATGGGCTTCGCGCTGGTCGGCGTGCTGATGGCGGCGGGCAGCCTCAACATGGGCGAGATCATCCAGGCGCAGCAGGGGCCATTCTGGAACTGGTTCTGGCTGCCCCTGCTGCCGCTGTTCGTCGTTTACTGGATTTCAGGGGTGGCGGAGACCAACCGTCTGCCCTTCGACGTGGCCGAGGGCGAGTCGGAGATCGTCGCCGGCTTCCACGTGGAGTACTCCGGGATGGCCTTCGCCATCTTTTTCCTGGCCGAATATGCGAACATGATCCTGATATCGGGACTTGCGGCCATTCTGTTCCTGGGCGGGTGGTATTCGCCGTTCGAGGGACTGCCGCTGCTGGGGCCGCTGTTCGGCTGGGTGCCGGGACTGGTCTGGTTCCTGCTCAAGGTGTGCCTGTTCCTGTTCCTGTACATCTGGTTCCGGGGTACGTTCCCGCGGTATCGCTACGACCAGATCATGCGGCTGGGCTGGAAAGTGCTCATTCCGGTCACCGTGGTCTGGCTGATTGTTGTTGCGGGCCTCAGCCTGGGAGAGGTCGGTCCGTGGTTTTCATAG
- the nuoI gene encoding NADH-quinone oxidoreductase subunit NuoI has product MQSVKEFFGTFMLTELLKGMRLTGRHLFEAKYTLEYPEEKAPQSPRFRGLHALRRYPNGEERCIACKLCEAVCPALAITIDSEQREDGTRRTTRYDIDLFKCIYCGFCEESCPVDSIVETRIHEYHFEERGEQIMTKQDLLAVGDKYEGQLFKDRAADAPYR; this is encoded by the coding sequence ATGCAGTCAGTGAAGGAATTTTTCGGCACGTTCATGCTGACCGAACTGCTCAAGGGCATGCGGTTGACCGGTCGGCACCTGTTCGAGGCCAAGTACACGCTCGAATACCCCGAGGAGAAGGCGCCGCAGTCGCCGCGGTTCCGCGGTCTGCACGCGCTGCGCCGGTATCCCAATGGCGAGGAGCGCTGCATCGCCTGCAAGCTCTGCGAGGCGGTCTGCCCGGCGCTGGCGATCACCATTGATTCCGAGCAGCGCGAGGACGGCACCCGTCGGACCACGCGCTACGACATCGATCTTTTCAAGTGCATCTACTGCGGCTTCTGCGAAGAGTCCTGCCCGGTGGATTCCATCGTCGAGACGCGCATTCACGAGTACCATTTCGAGGAGCGCGGCGAGCAGATCATGACCAAGCAGGATCTCCTCGCGGTCGGCGACAAGTACGAAGGCCAGCTGTTCAAGGACCGCGCCGCCGACGCACCATATCGATAA
- a CDS encoding NADH-quinone oxidoreductase subunit J: protein MEKAIFYFFAAILLLAATLVVTARNPVHSALSLVLAFFSSAALWLLIEAEFLGIALVLVYVGAVMVLFLFVVMMLDINLSVMREGFARYLPLGVLVGLVMVLQMLLVIGAGVIDLEPAQQATAGGALDGNNIRLLGSVLYTVYVYPFELAAIVLLLAIIAAIMLTHRRRGDTKHQDIAAQVRTRKADRLRMVRMPSERDSDS, encoded by the coding sequence ATTGAGAAAGCGATATTCTATTTTTTCGCGGCGATCCTGCTGCTGGCGGCGACGCTGGTGGTGACCGCCCGCAACCCGGTGCACTCCGCGCTGTCCCTGGTGCTGGCGTTTTTCAGCAGCGCCGCGCTGTGGCTGCTCATCGAGGCGGAGTTTCTGGGTATCGCACTCGTGCTCGTGTACGTCGGGGCGGTCATGGTGCTGTTCCTGTTCGTGGTCATGATGCTCGACATCAACCTGTCGGTGATGCGCGAGGGGTTCGCGCGCTACCTGCCGCTGGGGGTCCTGGTGGGGCTGGTGATGGTCCTGCAGATGCTGCTGGTGATCGGCGCCGGCGTGATCGATCTGGAGCCCGCGCAGCAGGCGACGGCCGGCGGGGCGCTGGACGGCAATAACATCCGCCTGCTCGGCAGCGTGCTCTATACCGTCTACGTGTATCCGTTCGAGCTGGCGGCGATCGTGCTGCTGCTGGCGATCATCGCGGCCATCATGCTCACCCACCGGCGACGGGGTGATACCAAGCATCAGGACATTGCCGCGCAGGTCCGCACCCGGAAGGCCGATCGGCTGCGGATGGTGCGGATGCCAAGCGAACGCGATTCCGACTCATAA
- the nuoK gene encoding NADH-quinone oxidoreductase subunit NuoK encodes MLALSDYLVLSALLFSIGMAGIFLNRKNAIVLLMSIELILLAVNFNFIAFSHFLGDIHGQVFVFFILTVAAAESAIGLAILVVLFRNRSTINVADLDTMRG; translated from the coding sequence ATGTTAGCGCTCTCCGACTATCTGGTCCTCAGCGCACTGCTGTTTTCCATTGGCATGGCGGGCATCTTTCTCAACCGGAAGAACGCCATCGTCCTGCTCATGTCCATCGAGCTCATTCTGCTCGCTGTGAACTTCAACTTCATCGCCTTCTCGCATTTCCTCGGTGATATCCACGGCCAGGTGTTCGTGTTCTTCATCCTCACCGTCGCGGCGGCGGAGTCGGCCATCGGCCTGGCGATTCTCGTGGTGCTGTTCCGCAACCGGAGCACCATCAATGTCGCCGACCTGGATACCATGCGGGGTTAG